The genomic interval CCTTCCGGGTTCGCCGAATTCGTCAACTCCGTCGGATCCCAGCGGTACCAGTACGACGAGTGGGTCGCACCGTATCTGACGGCCGAGGACAAAGCGGCCTACGACCAGGTCTTCGCCTCGGACGGCTGGAAAACGAAGATCCGTGTCGAGGACGCGGTCATCTCCGACCACCAGAACACCGCGTCCGGCATCGAGCTGCCCGAGGAAGCTGACGCCTGGCAGGCCGCGTATGACGAGTTCGCGCCGCGCCTTGCCGCGCTCAACGCGAAACAGGGGCGAGCACTGCTCGTGCACGCCGACGCCAAGGCCACGCAGTTGGAGAACGAGGTCATCTGGCTGATCGTCGGAAACGGCGCAGCCGTCTTTGCCGTCGCGGCCGTCATCGTGCTCACCACGCGCTCCGTGCTCCGCCGCCTGCGCGGTCTGCACCAACGTACGGTGGCCATTGCCGAGGACACGTTGCCGGATGTCGTTGCCCGGCTCCAGCGCGGGCAGCCCGTCGACGACGATGCGCTGCCCGCGGTGAGCGGAGACCGGGACGAGGTCGGACGTATCAGCGACGCGTTCGCCCAGGTCGTCTCCGTGTCCGTCGACGGGCATGCGCGGCTCGCGGCCGAGCGTCAGGGTTTCGGTATGTTCGCCGCGGGCATCGCCTCGCGCACCGGAAACCTGGTCAGCCGCCAGCTGGCCCTCACCGACGAACTGCAGGACGCCTTCGGGCACGACGAGGAGCTTCTCGCCCGGTTGATGCGATCCGACCAGTTGACGGTGGGTATGCGGCGGCAGATCGAGAACCTGCTCATCCTGGCAGGTGGGGAGATCCCCGATCCGCACACCGAGCCCATGCGCGTCGCCGACCTGCTGCGCGAAGCCGCCGCGGAGGTCGAGGACTTCCGGCGGATCGAGCGCCAGGCCCTGGACGAGATCAGCGTGGCACCGCGGGTGATCAGCGAGATCAGCCACCTCTTGGCAGAACTCCTGGACAACGCCACCCGGTTCTCCCCGCCGCAGTCGAAGGTGGTCATCCGTGCCGAACTGGTGACGGACGGGCTGTCGGTCGAGATCGAGGACCGCGGGCCTCGGGTGACCGCCGCGACCTACGAGGAGATGAACGGGCGTCTGCACTCGGCCCCGCCGTATTCCGTCCTGGCGGAGAACGCGCACCGGCTCGGACTCTTCGTGGTCGGCCACATCGCCGAACAGCTCGGGGCCACAGTGACGCTGCGCCGCTCGGTATACGGGGGGACGTCGGCCGTGGTGATCCTTCCCAAGGAACTCCTTGTGCCGACCGAACCGGTCCGGGCGGGAAAGGAAGCGCCGCGCGCGGCGGCGATGCCCGCCCCGGCACCGGGCCCGTTCGACGAACGCAAGCCCGAACTGGTCCTGCACGCGAGGACCGGGTCGGCCGGCCGTAGGACGCCGGAGCGCTTGCCCCAGCGGCCGGTGGAGAGCAAGCCGTCGGTTCCTTCCCCGACACGGAACGGTGACGCGAAGCCGGCCCTCCCCGAGCGGATCCCACAGGCTCACATCGCCGAGCAGCTCCGCGCGCCGTACGCACCGGAGACCGGCGTCCATCAGGATGCGGCGACACCCGAAGAAGTGGCCGACGCCTGGGCGGACTACGAACACGGGACTCAGACAGTGGAAGAAGAACTCCGACAGGATCAGCCATGACGACAACGAACGACATGATCTACAGCGTCCTGGACAACAACCTGAGCAGGATCGCCGGCATCCAGGGAGCCGTGCTCCTGTCCAACGACGGGATCAAGCTCAGCTCGTACGAGCTGGAACGGGACCAGGCGGAGCGCATAGCCGCCGCGTCCTCCGGCATCGCCTCCACGATGAAGGCGATATCCAGGGAGGTCGACGGCGGCCGGGTGATCCGCCAGCTGGTCGAGATGGACGACTGCTATCTCTGCATCGTCGGGTGCGGGGAGGGCAGCACGCTCATCGTGGTGACCTCCCGCAAGGCGCGGCTGGGGGAGCTGGGCGGTGAAGCCGTGCGCACCGCCCAGGCGCTCGGTGAGTGGCTGAGCACACCTGATCGCGGCCAGGCGCAGCCGTCGTAATGGCGGACGAGCCCAGGCCGCGAGAGGGGGGCCACCGCCGGACGCGGCTGTACGCGCTGACCGATGGACGTACGGCGGCTGCACACACCGCCCTCACCATGGACACCACGATCACGGCGGTGGCCGCCGCGGACGGCTACGGCGGCCTGCCCAGCGAGTGGCAGGCCATCCTCGCGATGTGCTCGCCTCCGGGCGGCCTGGCGGTCGCCGAGATCGCGGCGCGCATGCACATCCGCCTCACTCCCATGACGCTTCTTCTCGGCGAACTCGCGGATCGGGGGCTGATCGAGCACCGGCCACCCCTGGAAGGGGCCGAGACCACCAATGTCCACCTGCTCATGAGAATCAGGGACAACCTTGCCTGGATATGACACCCCTGCCCAGGGAGCGGACCCCGTCAAGATCCTCATCGCTGGGGGATTCGGCGTCGGCAAGACGACGCTGATCGAGACGGTCTCCGAGATCGAGCCGTTGCGTACCGAGGAGCGGCTGACGAGCGCGGGCGTCGGCGTCGACGACCTCGACGGCATCGAGTCCAAGGCGGCTACCACCGTCGCGATGGACTTCGGCCGCATCACCCTCACCGACGCACAGGTCGTGCTCTACCTGTTCGGCACACCTGGCCAGGAGCGCTTCTGGTTCATGTGGGACGACCTGCTGAACGGGGCACTCGGGGCGATTGTCCTTGTCGACACACGACGCCTCGACCGCAGTTTCCCGGCCGTCGACTTCTTCGAGAACCGAGGGCTTCCGTTCGTGGTCGCCGCGAACTGTTTCCACGGCGAACAGCTCTACACCGCCGAGGAGATCAGGGCGGCGCTGCATCTGCGTGACCCGAACACACCCATCCACTTGCTCGATGCCCGCTCCCGTGACGACGCGCGCGGTGCGCTGCTCTCGCTTCTGGACATGCTCATCGCCAAAGCCGGGGTCGCGGCGACCGGCTGACTTCGGCCTGACACGTGGTGGCGTGGAGGTTCACGACCGCGACCGTGGGCCCGGTCCGGGCCGCCGCGGCGTCGGCCGTCGAGGAATGCCGGCCGGTACCAGCCATCGTCCTCGTACTCGAACCAGCCGTCGTCGAGGAACGCCTCTCGCGGCACGGCCCGGACCGAGCTGAGCCGGTTTTCGTAGCGGCCCTGAAGCCGGGCATGATTGATCCGGCAGACGGGAAGCACAGCTCTGATGCCTGCACCCCGGAAGTACGCGCCGAGTCGGCGGCCGTCCCGGTGACTTCATCGGTGACCGAACCGTCAACTCCGTCATCCAACCTGTTGGGCGTCCCACAACACACCTCTCTGATCAGGAGCGTTGCTACGACTGGTTGAACCCGGTCAATACGTGTCCATTCGCTGTGGCGAGCGCCTGATCGAGGCTGGCGCGACCGCGTCGGTCGGCTCTGTCGCCGACAGTTACGACAACGCGATGGCCGGGGCCCTGGCGAGACACCGACCAGGTCGGACGTGCCGTCGTCCGATGGGTCGGCTTGTACAACACCGAACGCCTGCACTCCGCCCTCGACTCCCCGCCGCCCGAAGAATCCGAGGCCCAGCACCACCGATCCCGGGCATCCGACTGACCCGCGCCATCCGGTCCTAGCACGACCACCTCACACTCCGTCAGGAACAGCGTCGAACGAGCGTCAAGACATTTCTTGAACCTCTCCCTGACGGAGTTGAGCAGAGCGTTCTGGACTCACGCTCTAGTTGTGAAACCGCAGGTGAGCCACGCGGCGACTACCTACAACAGGCTCCACGCGGTGAACTTCGGGAAACAGGTCGAGCACCACCGGCCACATCTGGAAAACACAAGAAAGCCGCAGGTCAGAGTCCCTTTGCAGCAGGCTCCAGGATCGCCACGCACTCCACGTGGTGCGTCATCGGAAAGATGTCGGTCCGCGACTGCTACGAGAAAGGCCAGGTCAAGGCGGGTTTCTCGGATCGCCGTGTCGCGTGTGGGTGCCTTGAGCGTCGAACGAGCGTCACGGTCGACAGATTAGTCATGAGGGAGAGCCGTCGACCGGACCCCGTCCTGCCGAGGACCACGAAGCGTGCTGCCGGTGATTCGCGGCATGTCGTTCCGTCCCCGGGAACGGTGCTACGGCAGGTAATCGGACACAGGCGAAATCGGTCGTACGCTCCATCCGCAGGCGCGGGCAAGCCTGCGGACAACAGCCTCAGCCTCGGATGTGAGACTGGGGGAATGCTCATATCATTCTTGACCGCCGTCGGTGTCCTGGCTGTGCTGACCATGGTGCCCGGGCCGGACATGGCCGTCGTGACCAAACGGGCCGTCGCCTCCGGCTGGCAGGACGGCCTACGGACAGTGGGCGGGATCACTGCGGGACTGGTGCTCTGGGGCGTGCTCGCGGTGGCCGGCCTCGCCGCCGTCCTGGCCGCGTCCGCCACCGCGTACACGGTGGTCAAGCTGGTCGGCGCGGCCTACCTCGTCTTCCTCGGCGTCCAGGCGTTGCGCCAGAGTCGTCGCGACCGGTCGCAGGCGCCGGCAGCGGCCCCCGCCCTGCCTCGCGGCAACCCCTGGCGGACCGGTCTGGTGAGCAACGTCTTGAATCCCAAGATCGCCGTGTTCTACACGGGTCTCCTGCCAACGCTGGCCCCGGCCGGACTGTCTCCCCACAGCGGCATGGCCCTGCTGGTCCTCGTACACGCGGTGCTCACCGCGGTCTGGCTCGGCGCATACGTTCTGCTGCTCTCCAAGGCTCGTTCCCTCTTCGAAAAGCCAGCCGTACGCCGGGGCATGGACCGTGCCACTGGGGCGGTACTGATCGGATTCGGACTGAAGGTCGCCACGACCCAGCCTTGAGTTCTCCTGGTGCGACTTGCACATCGGGCCACGGGTCCTGCACCCGACATAGCTGTCGACGACACCGGTCCGTACCACCCACGCGGGAGCGTCGGGAACACCGCGGCCGGAACGCTGACAGGCTCTCCCCGGCTGTCCGACCACCGCGCCCGCCCCGAGAGGAACAGCACGATGACGAACGATGACGACCCGGTAGGTCAATCTGCGGTACCGCGGGCTGATCATGCTCCGGGCGTCCGCTCTGAAGAGGGCCGAGTTCGAACGGGGCGTACGCATACCGCATACCTGGTGGCAGGCGGGACCGACGAAAAGAGCAAGGGCCTTCGGGAAGAGGGCGCGCGGACAGCACGCCTTTCAACGAAAAGGAGCGTGCCCTGATCACCCTCACCGACCAGTCCACACGCCGGGTCGAAGTGGACGCCGACGTCATGGAGCACCTCGAGCGTCTGTTCGGCGAAACCCAGACGGGTGAGGCGGTCGCCACTTTCGCGGCGTACAACCTGGTCTCCCGCTCCCTGGTGGCGCTGGCGCTGGCCATCTGACCGCGGCGGCGCCCAGGCGCCACATCACATACCGGCCGCCGGCATCGCGGTGGTGGGTACGGGCGCGCCTGACCGGTGTCGAAAGTGGCGCGGTCGAGCATCCTTCCCCGGACCCGGGGTCGGAGACGGCCGCTCGCAGCGCCGGGGGAAACGTCCCCATCGAGCATCCTCCGAGCGTCAAGGATCGCCGAACGACCCTCTGAGGGCTTCGCTCTTGCGAGGCTCCTCGCTCACGAACCCGCAGGTCAGCCTTGTGTCCCCTTCGACGAAGCCATGCCAGGGGTGGGTGTTCACCCAGTTCTGGCCTGTGATGTCGTCGGTGAAGAGGGTGTCCGCCAGGCTCTGTGCCGCGTCGGGGTCGGACAGCTTGATGTTCAACAGGTACAGGGGGGACGCGTCGTCGGCTGCCGCGAGGACGTCGTCGATGGTGAGCCAGATGCGGCCGCCACCGTCGGAAGGTCCCGGGTCCGCGGCCCAGTTGCCGTTCGGGTACACGCCGGTGGCTGCGCTGATGGCCGTACCGAGGACTGGGTAGTCCCGGCCGCCGATAGTGACACGGTCTCCGGCACGCACGCCCAGTACCTGGGCGAAGCCGCGTTCGAGCACCGCGCCGCCACTGCGGATCCACGTGCCGGAGGTCACCAGCGGCCGGTCCACGGCGGCCGCCGTGTGCTCGCGCCCTTCGACCGCGGTGTTCTCGGTGTGCCCGTGTGCGCGGACGGTGGCGGAGAACCCGGGGACCGGGTCGGCGACCCTGTCCACGCCGGGGGCGTCCGCGACACGTCGGGCCAGGGCGGCAGGGTCCGTGGCGGCGGTGACGGCCGTGATGTCGGGCCCGCTGTGGTCTCGTCAGTGATCGGTCTCCAGGTGGAGCCTGAGCAGGTCTACGCCGTAGTCGTTGCCGTTGGGCGTGCGGATAATGGTGTGGATGTGCTGCTGGGTGGGGGTGCCGCCCATGCCCATGCCCATGCCCATGCCGCCACCGCCCGGGCCGCCGCTCGGCATACCGGTGGGCTGCCCGCTCGGCATGCCGGACGGCCCGCCGCTTGGGGCGCCACCGCCGCCGCCCATCTGGGCGTTCTCGCCGTAGGCCAGCGGGGACTGGGCGTCGTACTCGATGAGCACGACCGGGCTGTGCACCCGGTAGTAGAAGGCGGAGGAGTCCTTGGTCTCGCCGATCCAGTAGAAGTACGTGTCGTCGAGGTGCTCCTCCACCTCCTTCATCTTCACCGCGGCGTGGCCGTCGTCCATGTAGCCGACGTAGACGCCGACCAGGTCGAGCAGTTTCTGGCGTTGGGCGGAGGTGAACTCCTTGGCGGCGAGTCCCTGGTAGGCCAGCTTCAGGTTGTCCTGGCCGGCCCCGGCGACCATGTTCGTGCCGCCCTTCTCGTCGGCGGAGATCACCTTCTCGCGCTGCGCCGAGGTCAGGGACCGCAGCAGGGCCAGGCCGGCCTTGGTCTCCGGCTTGAAGAGGGTGATCTTCTCGCCGTTGTACGTGGCCGAGGTCGGCTCCGAGCCCATGAAGGTCGGGGACATGACGACCTGGTCGCCGAGGACGAAGTAGTTGATGGCCACGTGGTGGCCCTCGTACTGGAAGCCCCAGGGCTTGGACGTGGACGGGGTTCCCATGAAGGTGAAGTAATAGTGCCCCTCGGTCAGCGTCTCCCTGCCGCCGCCGTTGTAGTCACCGAGGAACGCGTTGAGCTTCATGATGTTGCGGGTCTGGGCCAGCCCGTCGGCCGACAGAGCCGCACCGAGCAGCGCGTAACCGAGGTTCCGCTGCTTCTCGGTCAGATCGCCCATGCGGGCACCCTCGCGTTCGTAGCCGTCGACGTTGCTCCAGGCCAGCCACTCGTCGTCGTCCACATCGAACACCGACGCGCGGCGCACCTTGGTGCTCAGCCCGTCCAGGAACGCCTGCGCGGCCTTCACCACGGCATCCGTCGAAACACCGGTGGAGTGGATCGAGAACAGGTCGTCGACGACCTTGCCATCGGTGGTAACGCCCTTGAAGTCGGCGTACTTCACCTCGGTGGCACTAGGACCCATGCCTCCGCCACCACCGGGCCCACCAGACGGCATTTCGCTCTGGGAACTGCCGGACGCGGAGCCACTCGTGTCGGACGCTCCGGCAGAACAACCGGTCATGGTCGCCACGGCGGCAGCGCCTCCCAACAGCAGAGAGCGGTTCATGAACCAGCGGCGCGTGCGCTCGGTGGCGGGGGTACGGGGTCGGTGTGCGTACATGTGTGTGACACCCGCCCAGGACTCTGATCTTTTCCTGAGACCTTCCTGTCAGGCGCCTATGAGATCGCGACGGTGACAGCAGTCGAGGCTCCCCACGACGTCGAACGTCACGAAACGGGGAACCATGTCGAGAGGCGTTTGGCGATGACCGGTACCTCGATGTCGTCCTGCGCGACGTCCTCGACGAACGGACCGGCCACGGAAACGGGCGGCGGCACGGTACTGGCGCTCACGCCGTTGAACCGCAGGAAGACGCGCATGGCGAGCCAGGCGGTGCGTTTGTTGCCGTCGATCAGCGCGTGATTGCGGGCGACGGAGTGCAGCAGCGCCGCCGCCTTCTCGTGCAGCGTGGGATACAGCTCGGCTCCGAACACGTTGGTCCGGGGCCGTTCAATCGCCGATACGAGAAGACCCATGTCACGCACACTGTGCTCGGTACCGTTGACCGCGCGGGCGATGGCCAGGATCTCGTCGACCTGGAGGTAGCGCACGTTCGTCACTTCAGGTAGTCCAAGATCTCCGCGTCACTGTCCATCAGCTCGGCCAGGACGTCATCGACCTTCAGCTCGGCCCGGTCTTGGGCCTCACGGATGGCCTCGATGGCAAGTTCCTGCTTGCTGCGACCCTCCCGACGAGCCCGCTCGGTGAGCTTCGCGTCAAGGTCGTCGGGGAGCCGGAGTGTCATCGCCATACACAGATGATACCTGGTCGGTATCACAGTGGCTCGCAACAGGGACGGAGGTGCAGTAGCGACTTCCGTTTCGAGCGTCGTCCGAGCGTCAAGATTCTCCGAACGCCCCTCTATATGCATCGTCCACGCAGGCGCCTTGATCACGAACCCGCAGGTCAGCGAGCTACAGAGTTCGATCCGTCGGCTCGAACCGCTGCACGGAAGGAAACAGGTCGAGCAACCCACCCGAACAACAAAAGCGCAGGTCAGAGCCCCTTGCTCGCAGACTCCAGAATCGCCACGCACTCCACGTGGTGCGTCATCGGGAACAGGTCGAACACCCGCAGCGTCCGCACCTTGTACCCCCCGTCCCGGAAGTACGCGAGGTCGCGGGCCAGGGCGGCCGGGTCGCAGGCCACGTAGGCGATGCGGCGGGCTCCCAGGGACGACAGGTGCTCGACCGTCCTGCGGCCGGCGCCCGCGCGGGGCGGGTCGAGGACGACGAGGTCGACCTCGGTGATGCCGGTGCGGGGCAGGACCGACTCGACCTTGCCCTGTTCGATCCGCACGCGCGGGAAGTCCGCGAGGTTGTGCCGGGCGTCCTCCACCGCGCGCTTGCCGGACTCGATGCCGAGCACCGCGCCCTGGTCGCCGACCCGGTCGGCCAGCGCGCCC from Streptomyces sp. DH-12 carries:
- a CDS encoding DUF3500 domain-containing protein — its product is MYAHRPRTPATERTRRWFMNRSLLLGGAAAVATMTGCSAGASDTSGSASGSSQSEMPSGGPGGGGGMGPSATEVKYADFKGVTTDGKVVDDLFSIHSTGVSTDAVVKAAQAFLDGLSTKVRRASVFDVDDDEWLAWSNVDGYEREGARMGDLTEKQRNLGYALLGAALSADGLAQTRNIMKLNAFLGDYNGGGRETLTEGHYYFTFMGTPSTSKPWGFQYEGHHVAINYFVLGDQVVMSPTFMGSEPTSATYNGEKITLFKPETKAGLALLRSLTSAQREKVISADEKGGTNMVAGAGQDNLKLAYQGLAAKEFTSAQRQKLLDLVGVYVGYMDDGHAAVKMKEVEEHLDDTYFYWIGETKDSSAFYYRVHSPVVLIEYDAQSPLAYGENAQMGGGGGAPSGGPSGMPSGQPTGMPSGGPGGGGMGMGMGMGGTPTQQHIHTIIRTPNGNDYGVDLLRLHLETDH
- a CDS encoding LysE family translocator, yielding MLISFLTAVGVLAVLTMVPGPDMAVVTKRAVASGWQDGLRTVGGITAGLVLWGVLAVAGLAAVLAASATAYTVVKLVGAAYLVFLGVQALRQSRRDRSQAPAAAPALPRGNPWRTGLVSNVLNPKIAVFYTGLLPTLAPAGLSPHSGMALLVLVHAVLTAVWLGAYVLLLSKARSLFEKPAVRRGMDRATGAVLIGFGLKVATTQP
- a CDS encoding roadblock/LC7 domain-containing protein, which produces MTTTNDMIYSVLDNNLSRIAGIQGAVLLSNDGIKLSSYELERDQAERIAAASSGIASTMKAISREVDGGRVIRQLVEMDDCYLCIVGCGEGSTLIVVTSRKARLGELGGEAVRTAQALGEWLSTPDRGQAQPS
- a CDS encoding DUF742 domain-containing protein; this translates as MADEPRPREGGHRRTRLYALTDGRTAAAHTALTMDTTITAVAAADGYGGLPSEWQAILAMCSPPGGLAVAEIAARMHIRLTPMTLLLGELADRGLIEHRPPLEGAETTNVHLLMRIRDNLAWI
- a CDS encoding ATP/GTP-binding protein; its protein translation is MPGYDTPAQGADPVKILIAGGFGVGKTTLIETVSEIEPLRTEERLTSAGVGVDDLDGIESKAATTVAMDFGRITLTDAQVVLYLFGTPGQERFWFMWDDLLNGALGAIVLVDTRRLDRSFPAVDFFENRGLPFVVAANCFHGEQLYTAEEIRAALHLRDPNTPIHLLDARSRDDARGALLSLLDMLIAKAGVAATG
- a CDS encoding ribbon-helix-helix protein, CopG family encodes the protein MAMTLRLPDDLDAKLTERARREGRSKQELAIEAIREAQDRAELKVDDVLAELMDSDAEILDYLK
- a CDS encoding type II toxin-antitoxin system death-on-curing family toxin encodes the protein MTNVRYLQVDEILAIARAVNGTEHSVRDMGLLVSAIERPRTNVFGAELYPTLHEKAAALLHSVARNHALIDGNKRTAWLAMRVFLRFNGVSASTVPPPVSVAGPFVEDVAQDDIEVPVIAKRLSTWFPVS
- a CDS encoding sensor histidine kinase, which translates into the protein MTAQPLVHQSKQLRADVAVGERIDVPLTRLMLELQAERRMTATRWASGSVSEKELRERRAATDRAADEFRRAADGALAATGREDNHYVAELKHSLADLAAFRERADARSGDADRTIGYYSDLVDHIIRVYQNEFSHAEDAELIQESGLVVTVFTVSEMVARETTILAMAGPSRHLSPSGFAEFVNSVGSQRYQYDEWVAPYLTAEDKAAYDQVFASDGWKTKIRVEDAVISDHQNTASGIELPEEADAWQAAYDEFAPRLAALNAKQGRALLVHADAKATQLENEVIWLIVGNGAAVFAVAAVIVLTTRSVLRRLRGLHQRTVAIAEDTLPDVVARLQRGQPVDDDALPAVSGDRDEVGRISDAFAQVVSVSVDGHARLAAERQGFGMFAAGIASRTGNLVSRQLALTDELQDAFGHDEELLARLMRSDQLTVGMRRQIENLLILAGGEIPDPHTEPMRVADLLREAAAEVEDFRRIERQALDEISVAPRVISEISHLLAELLDNATRFSPPQSKVVIRAELVTDGLSVEIEDRGPRVTAATYEEMNGRLHSAPPYSVLAENAHRLGLFVVGHIAEQLGATVTLRRSVYGGTSAVVILPKELLVPTEPVRAGKEAPRAAAMPAPAPGPFDERKPELVLHARTGSAGRRTPERLPQRPVESKPSVPSPTRNGDAKPALPERIPQAHIAEQLRAPYAPETGVHQDAATPEEVADAWADYEHGTQTVEEELRQDQP